In Dromiciops gliroides isolate mDroGli1 chromosome 5, mDroGli1.pri, whole genome shotgun sequence, the following are encoded in one genomic region:
- the LOC122729376 gene encoding probable RNA-binding protein 23 — MASDDFDLVIEAMLEAPYKKEEQRKEVKKDSPSNTSTSTCNSGGGGTSGSSTSGETSKKKRSRSHSISKDRKRSRSRDRDRHRQRNSWSRSRSRSRDRQKRHRSRNPDRLREERVRYRSPPIATGRRCGHSKSPQYREKSPVEEPIDNLSPEERDARTVFCMQLAARIRPRDLEDFFSAVGNVRDVRIISNRKSRRSKGIAYVEFCEIQSVPLAIGLTGQRLLGVPIIVQASQAEKNRLAAMANNLQKGSGGPMRLYVGSLHVNITEDMLQGIFEPFGKIDNIVLMKDPDTGHSKGFGFLTFSDSECARGALEKLNGFELAGRPMRVGHVTERLDGGTGVTFPDGGEELDLGTACGRLQLIAKLAEGSGIQLPTTAAAALQLNATAPLGALNPAALTALSPALNLDSQAIASQCFQLSSLFTPQTM, encoded by the coding sequence ATGGCGTCAGATGACTTTGACTTAGTGATTGAAGCCATGTTGGAAGCCCCCTACAAGAAGGAAGAGCAAAGGAAGGAGGTGAAAAAGGATAGCCCAAGCAATACCAGCACCAGCACCTGCAACAGTGGAGGAGGTGGCACCAGTGGAAGCAGCACCAGTGGGGAGACAAGCAAGAAGAAGAGGAGCCGCAGCCATAGCATAAGCAAGGATCGGAAACGCAGCCGCAGCCGAGACCGCGACCGACACAGACAGAGAAATAgctggagccggagccggagccggagccgggaTCGTCAGAAACGCCACCGAAGCCGCAACCCGGATCGCCTGCGTGAGGAGCGTGTACGCTACAGGAGTCCACCCATTGCTACTGGGCGCAGATGTGGACACAGCAAGAGCCCCCAATACAGAGAGAAGAGTCCAGTTGAGGAGCCTATTGACAATCTGAGCCCAGAGGAACGTGATGCTCGAACAGTCTTCTGTATGCAGCTGGCTGCCCGCATTCGACCCAGAGAtctagaggattttttttctgctgTTGGCAATGTACGTGATGTGCGTATTATCTCAAACCGGAAATCACGTCGCTCTAAGGGCATCGCCTATGTGGAGTTCTGTGAGATCCAGTCAGTACCACTAGCAATTGGACTAACAGGGCAGCGTCTGCTGGGTGTCCCCATTATTGTGCAGGCCTCTCAAGCTGAGAAAAACCGCTTGGCAGCCATGGCCAACAACTTGCAGAAGGGCAGTGGGGGTCCTATGCGGCTTTATGTTGGCTCCCTACACGTTAATATCACCGAGGACATGTTGCAGGGCATCTTTGAGCCCTTTGGCAAAATTGATAACATTGTCCTGATGAAGGACCCAGATACAGGCCACTCTAAAGGCTttggattcttaaccttttctgacTCAGAGTGTGCTCGGGGGGCATTGGAAAAATTGAATGGCTTTGAGCTTGCAGGGCGACCGATGAGGGTGGGTCATGTGACTGAGCGACTGGATGGTGGCACAGGTGTTACTTTTCCTGATGGTGGTGAGGAACTGGACCTGGGTACCGCTTGTGGGCGGCTGCAGCTGATAGCCAAATTGGCTGAGGGCTCTGGTATTCAGCTCCCAACCACAGCTGCTGCTGCCCTACAACTGAACGCAACTGCTCCCTTAGGAGCCCTGAACCCTGCAGCCCTGACTGCTCTTAGTCCAGCCCTGAATCTCGACTCCCAGGCCATTGCCTCACAGTGCTTCCAGCTCTCCAGCCTCTTTACTCCCCAGACTATGTAA